TCAAAGGGGAATCAGAAATGATAAAGAATGTGAGGACATTTTATTCTTTAATACGCAGGCGTGTTGTAATTATAATGAGCCAATCCATCTTAACATGGGTGCCTAACAGCTGCGATTAGGATAGGCTCACCCGCTTCCGCTCAGAGCTATAGCAAAAAGTCGTACGCTCGTAAATCTAAGCGCCTGCGTAACCATAACGTGGTGAAATCATTATTGCTGAGGTGGTGTCAGAGACTCTCTCATTTCGTCTGTCAGGAATCCAATTTCCTTTTATTTACATCCGCGGAATAGATTAATTACTCCCCCGACTGGTAGCCTCAAGGAATTAAGTTATGGGATGCTTTGGAAGGCTCCACGATTAATCCATCATGGCCTATGCATGGATACAAAGGTGGACGGAGGAGTGGTGATTGATGCTGTCATTGCGTATCACCATAAGTCTtacataattattattaatattattactattattattattattattattattttcacaaaTTAGTTCGATTCAGTAATTTAAAAAGGACGCGCGTAATGTTCATCGTGGAAACAGGGTGGgcaggtagtgtgtgtgtgtgtgtggggggggggggggggggggcatcctgACATGCATAAGAAGGAAGGCCCTTTCAGGCCCCGGCAACACCTGCGATCAGGTGGCGGCGCAGTCCCGCTATTGATGGAGCTTTAAGGGTTATGATATCGGTGAAGGTACCGATGAAATATCCCCCTCTGATTAATAGAGGGCTCGGTCGTAACGGGCTGACATATGGTAGGCGAGGCAGCTGGGGACGGTACCTCCGGCATCCCCTACGGCCATTAACATATTAGAGGCTATTGTGCAGGCAGACAGTCCGACTTCATCCAGAGCCCCTGTGCAGAGAGACAGCACCCTAGAGCTGTTTGATATAGGCTTTCAATAATGCATTACTCTTCAATCCGCCAGcggagctgtccgtggtgctgaaatgACGTGCCATGTGGCGCGTGCAGTGCTGCTTGTGGAGTGTGTTCAGCACCAGCAGTGAAGGTTACTGGAGGTGTGTTAGTGTAAGAGAAAACTTAGAAGAAAAAGTACGTATGGTTGGATTTTATCTGCTGTTTAACCTGCCAGCTCAGTACAAAAACTCAGCAAAATTAAACATTTGGTAAAATATCTaagtaaaatgtcattaaaaacagtCTTTATCAGAAAGTAAAAACAATTTGAACACtaattttattatattattattattattattattattattattattattattattattgttgttgttgttgttgttgatcaaACATTAAAACATAGTGTGGCATTACCATCTACATGCAAAACGTAAAACTATGTTAAATAAAAATATCGCTTATAAAGGTATATCACTTTTATAAGTTAAaagataaatatatatacacacataatgTACAATCGACAATCAAACTGAGGTAAAAATCTACTTACGATGAGAAAACGCTCACTCTTCTGTCCATGTAGCCAAAAGCTAAAGAAAGCAATATGGAGGAGATTTCTGTGCTGTTGAACACCGACCTCCTCCACTCGCCTGCATCCTCTAAACGCCCCGAAAGCTGACCGAAAGTATTGCATTTTATATCAGCAAAGCGTGATTAATATTGCATCAAGTGCTTGTAAAAATTCGCAGTAATTCATATGCCCAAATACAAGGGGaactgaaaaaaaaagatttaaaaaatatcTGCTGGTTAGAAGCATCCTGACATTAATATCTGAAGGAGGGAAGACGTGagttatttaaaacaaataacatTAGATATTATTActctatggtgtgtgtgtgtgtgtgtgtgtgtgtgtgtgtgtgtgtgtgtgtgtgtgtgtgtgtgtgtgtgtgtgtgtgtgtgtgtgtgtgtgtgtgtgtgtgtgtgtgtgtgtttgtgttgtctgATTTATTTTGGTTTTAGTTTCTCATTTTTCATTGAAGTGAATCTTCTAAGATCTATTTTAGCAGCAAATGTGGTGAAAGTAAGGGATTATTATATATGTTCCAACTCAAGTAAATCTGGGCGGATTAATACATCACATTAATCGTATTACTAAGATGCATTTAAGCATTTGTATTTATAATTTATGTAAATTTCGATAAAAAacgttattactattattactattattattattattattattattattattattattattggtgctATTTTCTTCAATATTTTCTCTGTATACAAATTAATCAAAGGCCAAATAACAAATGTTTGACAGTCTCACATTTAATATGCCTCTCACTAAGGCATATTCACACCTCAGTCTTATTTTTTCATTTAGTTCAAATTTACTTCAGATCGCAAAATAACAAAAATATAATAAATTTGCCAAGAAAAAGAAGGAATAGACAGAAAAATTAATTATTCCAAGCACATCCTCTAGCTCCACATGTAAATTATTATCCGCTTGCATGTGTAATTATTTATCCCACcaataataaagtcaaagagaatATTTGTTGAGGGTGTAGCTTGTCACAACCAAAAAAaacctctttttttctttctctggtTTATTAGAAGATTGCTGGAACACACCTCCCCGTTGGGTTTTGGCTTACAAGATGAAGAGTACCAATGAGAGTAGAAGAGGACAACAGAGGAGGGTGGAGATGTTGTGAATGAGGGAAGGAGACATTGGGACATTTTCCATGATGCACATGTCGCAGCTGTTTTGTAAACATACTTGTGCACAAAGTAAAATTTTACTCACACAACGATTCCGTAACAATTAACACGACAAACAACGAGGTGATCTTAATGTGAAAACAGGCATTAACAGTGACTTACACCATCCACAAAATCAGGTCTGTCAGCTGACAGCACTACTGTACGCAGTTAGTCTTTTTTAAATGCATAGAGTGTTTGCACTGCAAACTGAAACACATAAGAGAAAATTTCGATCTTTTTTATAATCATTGTGATCTATCCTTGAAGAACAAGGTACTCGTGCTCTGGTCTGTTTTAAACGTTTTCCTGTGACGCCAATGGTGTCAAAAGACCCTTCAAGTTTAGGAGCTCTTATTTGTGATAAAGTGATGTCTGTATATACAAACCATTGCGACATGACAAACTCATAAAAGGGTCTTTTTTTGTGCAAATTCAAAATAAATATATCTGTATTTGACAGCCTGGGAGAGGCTTAATCATAATTAGGAAACCATGCAGGCCTAATTTATTTTTCCCGATAGCCATAAAAGTTTGCAACTAAATTTGAGTCCATAGCAGCTTCCAAAATAAGATTAAATGAACACATTAATAAATTAGCAGATTCATGAATAACTCTATACGAACAGTGACAAAAAAGTCAAACCAAAATCACATTTCAACAATCAATGAGGTAATTCGTAAATGGCTATACTTCAAATAATAGGCCTATTTGGAGAAAATAACGCGTTATTGTATCAAATTACCTCTTTCCGCGTATTTTAAAAGGCAATGTTGACGTCACTGAACTTTTCCCTCGCAACAACTGAGCGAAACTTGGGGAATCTGTTATTTGCATACTTCACATTCACCAATAACGTGAAAATAAAGATGTATGAAGCCTCATAAATGGGTGTCACTGTGCACCAGCGTGTAAAGTCGCTGGAGACAAAAGACTGAAACGGTGTCTCATTAGAGTCCCTTGGTCCCCAAATTCAGTCACCCAACTTTTATTTTTCTCCCTcgtttcttttcctttctttttccaTCAGTGAGCTGCTGAAAATTTcaacctcttctgcttctgtcttTGGTTACAAAACCACACTCGCACCACGTTTTTTTTCAGGTCCAACTTTTCCGCTATAGCCGCTATTTTCTCGGACGACGGTCGCGGCTGAACGGCGAAGTAAGCTTCCAACGATCTTTTCTCTGGGGCCGCAATCGAGGTCCTCTTGCGTTTCTTTTCCCCTCCGTTGAAAATGTCAGGTTTGCTCATTTTCTCCCTCTGGGCCCCCTCGGCCTCCTCCAGCCAGGCCTGGAGGATGGGTTTAAGCGCAATCATGTTGTTGTGGGAGAGAGTTAAGGACTCAAATCGACAAATTGTACTTTGGCTCAGTGATCCCACGCCAGGGATTTTGAGATTAGCCAGAGCGCTTCCCACGTCCGCCTGGGTCACCCCCAGCTTGATCCTCCGCTGCTTGAAGCGCTCCGCGAAAGCCTCCAGCTCCCTTGGGTCTGTGTCCGAGTCATTGATGGATGGAAGTCCGGGATTTGTGAGCCCTGGGCCGCCTTGACTCCCCCCGTGATGGCCCGGTAAGAGCCCGTGGTGGGTGAGTGACGAGTTCATGCTCATTGCCTGGTGGGACAGGTGACTTAAGCCGTGCATGTGAGAGTGCGCGTGGGCAGAGGAGGTGGAAATGAGCCCTCCGccgccacctccacctcctccaccacctccaccgCCTGTCCCGTCGTGCGCACTGGGCATCAGGGTGAGAGACTGGGAGCTGATGTGGTCCATGATGTCCGGAGGCTCCAGgttctggtggtggtggtggtgatggtggtgatgatggtgtgcCAGTGGAACCGTGGAGGTCGACGAGCACGGCACCGTGCTCATCGTGTGGTAGGTGGCGTCGGGCTTGAACGGGTGCGTCTTGCCCTGGGACACGGCGATGTCCACGGCAGCCAAAGCCTCTGCGCGGGCCAGCAGGGTCTCGTCCAGACTTGCGAAAATGTTGCTCTGTAACTgcaaaagtgaaaataaaagaaagAGGAGGGAAGAGTGAGTGGATTTACACATTTGGTGAGAAATTGGGGAGAAAATACACAGAGATGAAAGAGGGGAAACGAAACGAGTTGAATTCTGTACTTTAAGCGACTCATAACAGCTGATCGTTCCATCAGAGGCGGCAAGTCATACAAATTAATACAAAAACACCAACGCTGGTCTTTGCGTGCAGCGTGCTTTCAAAAAGATCACAGGCTCTCCGAATGATTGCTGTGGAAGACATGAAACAAACATTACGCGAGTCTTGGCGGAATATGCCTTGAAGCATCCCTTGTTATTGCGCGCAGAGAAGCGCTCGTCCCTACCCTACAAGCAGCAGAGGCGAGAAAAAGTGACAAATATAGTTTTCGGGGAATCGTTTTTACCTGTGGAGTTTGTAGACAGGCTCTCCTTATAGCTTCCGAGCTGGAATGCAGAGAGGTGTACTTGTGCTCGGGTAAGGAGGGATGCATGGCGAAGTGCGGCTGTTTGCTGTTCATGGACATCATCTTGGCGAGCTTCTCCAGTTAAAGTGCacaagaggaagaaaaaaaaagaggggAAACTGCTGGGAAACGGTCACAGACACGCGGAGACTTCTTTGCTTATCCGGTAATGACGCGTGCGGTTCGCTCTGTAGTGCACCGAGTGCAGCAGCCTCGTGCCCGGAGATCACAGAGATGCCTGCAGTCTCTCAGACGCACTTATCTGTCTACTGTTTCCCACTGCTGGGGATGAGAGAGGCTCTTACACCTGAGCGCCTCAGATCTCGTCAACAAGACCGTGCTCGGCTGCTCTCGCGAGACACAAACTGCCAGAACAGTGAACTGGTTGACAGATAAGAAAAAAACGCTCACAGGGCAAGGAAAGAACATCTGGAGAGTAGATGTTTTTAAAGGAGCCTTTCCACAGGAGTCTGTGACAGTCCCTTTTGGACTCAGTTCTTTATTTAgaccactgaccagaaggggaaaTAGAAAGGATTTTATGTAATGCGGACAACTTACAAATATTTATATTACCTGACCTATTGACCAATATTTCACTGCATATTTTAAAGCTTGCCAGCTTTACTGCCTGTTAAATTAGACAAAGAGGAGGAGGCAGCGGTGGGTCCTCCACCTGATCATTAAAGTCCATCATTGCCAAATGAGAGCTACACAAATTGATTTAATACATCACTGATCATTTTGAAGTCTTCACCTAAATTTATCTCAATGAATTAACACATCATTAATTTTAACCACAATGGTTATCCAATTAAAATTTCATGCAGCAATTAGAGGTATGTGAAATATACACAATATCCTTTCATTTGCATAATAAATAATGCACTAACTTAATGTGTGTGTGGTCTATTACATGGCTCCTGACATGCTTTGGTCCAAATTAACAAGCAGTGTCATTTCTATTTTAATACCAACCAATTAATAACTGTCACAGTTAACATTGAGAAACTGTTAAACATTGTTTTCTACATGAAAATGTGGACAATAGATATGGCTCACCAAAGAATATCTTCATTTCTTCAAGTCTTCgttttttgtgagtgtgtgtgtgtgtgggggggggggggggtaaatgccATCTTTTAtataaaaatcaagcatatgctgtcgagagcccacctggagcgggtactgcatgcctttgtaatttctaggcttgactactgcgactctctatatgcagggttgtgtcagtcaacactgcatcgcctacaggttgtgcagaacagcgctgccaggttcctgactgggaccaggaaacgggaccacatcagtccggttctggcctctctgcactggcttccgattttcctcgtctttgtttatcatttcttccagagtggtgctcccccctatctggccactctcctgaacaaacattccccatcacgtgctctgcgctcctctgaccaaggcctgctcgctgtccctcggtctaggtgtcgtacccgtggggaccgggctttctcagtcctagcaccgttactctggaaccagttgccaccctcagttaggctgtccccttctctgccagtctttaagaatcacctaaaaacacacctcctccgcttggcgtttccagaacatgtttgattatggccttctattatgttgaatccattccagttttcattggtacactcaatccatccactcaatccaaatgtgtttcacacttttgtcctttaccagaatgtttcatctatcttgtaatttccattatgtattttgtaatttgtgttTTGTAatctgaatttcttttattgttgatttattcaatatatttacatacaactgtacaatgttcagcgctttgggcttcctgacagggttgcggaaggcgctttataaataaagctttgattgattgattgattgattgatatagtaCCTCTCAAGATCAAAATTAATCATGagatgctttacaaaaacaaaaaatttaagtataaaaagattttttaaaatgattaaaaatatgtttaaaaggagaaaagaacaaaTAAATGTAAGTAAAGGGAGACAGAAAAtttataggaaagagggaaatcaatggatcgtGGGAAAGGCGGAATGAGAAAGGAAGAAGGAGAGGGTAGTGGcaaaggtcatgcaaaagccaggCTGACCTAGTgagcttcagctgctttttaaaggagaccactgagtccactgatctcaggctcaggagctccagagtctggggggccacagCAGTGGCCTCCAGGGGGCGTCAGGGAGGTTGCAttgctttatttctttatttcttaACAAAATTTTCCATGTGTTAATTCATTATAATACAGCACATGATAGTCATAATCCAGCAGTAATCTTCAGTGTCCTAATTGCTAAATAAAAGGAAATTACAGACAAGCAGGCAGGTAAAAAAGAGCGAGAGGCCCGACGGTGAATGAGCTGAGATGTTGCAAGTGCATTTTAAAAGCTATTTAACTGTTTTCCTAGCTTGTTCCATATAACACTACAGAAGACACGTGACAATGGGTTACACCCTATAACATCACTGTTATTCGTTTATTTCCCAACAACATATAGCTAGAATCTAATCTAAGATCACGGGGGTTGTATGAAACCTTCACATGAGCTTGGACAGTTTGGTGGGACTGCTGGAGTTAAAGGGGCTGTGAGACTTCCTCTttactggctggctgctgttcagaGCGTGTCTGTCTCTTGTGTTTACAGGCTTACTACCAGTGCAGCCAGAGGAAGAGGAAGTTACGTGATCCTGATCTTGGAGTTGGGCCTCTGGACTGAGGGAGCCAGAGGGGACAGCCTCGACCTGATCCAGATGATCAAACAGCAAATCAAAAGACAGCTCATCAGTTTGAGAGGGCTCTCTGTGCTCAGTGGAACCAAACCTACAAGGACCACCCTCAACAGAAAAATTATCCTCAGATCCACTTGGAGCCTCTTTGGAAATCAAAGTGTCGTCCATGTTGCTACCCAGATCCTGTTGTACGTCCTCACCTTGGACTGCAGGTTTACCACCAGAGCCGGACGAGGAATCTGGGCAGATTTGAGATTCTGGGGT
This genomic window from Nothobranchius furzeri strain GRZ-AD chromosome 9, NfurGRZ-RIMD1, whole genome shotgun sequence contains:
- the pou4f1 gene encoding POU domain, class 4, transcription factor 1 → MMSMNSKQPHFAMHPSLPEHKYTSLHSSSEAIRRACLQTPQLQSNIFASLDETLLARAEALAAVDIAVSQGKTHPFKPDATYHTMSTVPCSSTSTVPLAHHHHHHHHHHHQNLEPPDIMDHISSQSLTLMPSAHDGTGGGGGGGGGGGGGGLISTSSAHAHSHMHGLSHLSHQAMSMNSSLTHHGLLPGHHGGSQGGPGLTNPGLPSINDSDTDPRELEAFAERFKQRRIKLGVTQADVGSALANLKIPGVGSLSQSTICRFESLTLSHNNMIALKPILQAWLEEAEGAQREKMSKPDIFNGGEKKRKRTSIAAPEKRSLEAYFAVQPRPSSEKIAAIAEKLDLKKNVVRVWFCNQRQKQKRLKFSAAH